The following proteins come from a genomic window of Gordonia westfalica:
- a CDS encoding GNAT family N-acetyltransferase, translated as MTTSSAPTYDLNSVDLDDVSHAATVHGWLTHPKAKYWDMLESSVADVEKMIRDTADATAGTPYGMRLGYHDGNPQFLFELYDPRTSELADPASGYVHAEGDIGMHLLVAHAEQALPGFTGAVMLHIMRTAILEVGAARVVVEPDVRNTAVHRLNASVGFQVDGDYPVGNKTAHLSYCTRDDFVRVTAGGTTVGAVEVTDLGA; from the coding sequence ATGACCACTTCATCGGCACCCACGTACGACCTGAACTCCGTCGACCTCGACGACGTGTCGCACGCCGCCACGGTCCACGGATGGCTCACCCATCCGAAGGCCAAGTACTGGGACATGCTCGAGAGTTCGGTGGCCGATGTGGAGAAGATGATCCGCGACACCGCGGATGCGACCGCCGGCACACCCTACGGAATGCGCCTGGGGTACCACGACGGGAACCCGCAGTTCCTCTTCGAACTGTACGATCCGCGGACCAGCGAACTCGCCGACCCGGCAAGCGGTTACGTGCACGCCGAGGGCGACATCGGGATGCATCTCCTGGTCGCGCACGCCGAGCAGGCCCTGCCCGGGTTCACCGGCGCGGTGATGCTGCACATCATGCGCACGGCGATCCTCGAGGTCGGCGCCGCACGCGTGGTCGTCGAACCCGACGTCCGCAACACCGCGGTTCACCGGCTCAATGCGAGCGTCGGCTTCCAGGTCGACGGCGACTACCCGGTCGGCAACAAGACCGCACACCTGAGCTACTGCACGCGAGACGACTTCGTCCGCGTCACCGCCGGCGGTACCACCGTCGGCGCCGTCGAGGTGACGGACCTGGGAGCGTAA
- a CDS encoding IucA/IucC family protein translates to MTIQEFRTARPTAPAEATSHRQTYHVRIARKILAEFSHERALTPVATGPGSYVVASADGRTEYHFRAEILSLENWAVDESSLRRVRDGEELPVDAIALVIDLAPMLGIGPQALPDYLEEFINTLALSADRPDELRISAADLARADFQTIEKAMTEGHPCIVANAGRLGFSADDVVHYAPEVGNPFRLVWVAARREDCDVATVGDVDYDAMLVDELGSETLADFDAVLRESGCDPDDYRYLPVHPWQWVEKVEKLYSADIADRRIVWVGESPDVYQAQQSIRTVFNATTPTRNYVKVALSIVNMGFTRGMSADYMRTTPLINNWVRGLVADDPYLSAIGFEMIYEVAAVGYRSPTFTPITQPGSEYRKILSALWRQSPIPLTGAGEQLSTMAALLHLDHHGDPLVGAFIERSGIPAAEWVRRYLRTYLHPITYLLYRYELKFSPHGENLILVLDNGVPLRAILKDIGEEVSVFGEPEGLPENCSRVLTTEPDEIRNLGVLSDVFDDFLRPLAAILHTHRIVSDDEFWGLVAESLREFVAGHPDLDEQFAKWDLFAPEFGAVHMNGLQLRNNKRMVDIEDSYASLIDAGHRLVNPVADRGRR, encoded by the coding sequence TTGACCATCCAGGAATTCCGCACCGCGCGGCCAACGGCGCCAGCCGAGGCGACGTCCCATCGGCAGACCTACCACGTCAGGATCGCCCGCAAGATCCTGGCCGAGTTCTCTCACGAACGTGCACTGACACCCGTCGCGACCGGACCCGGCAGCTACGTGGTCGCGTCCGCCGACGGTCGCACCGAATACCACTTCCGCGCCGAGATCCTCTCCCTGGAGAACTGGGCCGTCGACGAGTCCTCACTGCGCCGTGTTCGCGACGGTGAAGAACTACCCGTCGATGCGATCGCGCTCGTGATCGACCTCGCGCCGATGCTCGGCATCGGACCCCAGGCGCTGCCGGACTACCTCGAGGAGTTCATCAACACCCTCGCGCTCAGCGCGGACCGCCCCGACGAACTGCGCATCAGCGCAGCCGATCTCGCACGTGCCGACTTCCAGACCATCGAGAAGGCGATGACCGAGGGCCACCCCTGCATCGTCGCGAACGCCGGGCGTCTGGGGTTCAGCGCCGACGACGTCGTGCACTACGCGCCGGAGGTGGGCAACCCGTTCCGGCTCGTCTGGGTCGCGGCCCGCCGGGAGGACTGCGACGTCGCGACGGTCGGCGACGTCGACTACGACGCCATGCTCGTCGACGAACTGGGCTCCGAGACCCTCGCGGATTTCGACGCCGTCCTCCGCGAATCCGGTTGCGATCCGGACGATTACCGCTACCTCCCGGTGCACCCGTGGCAGTGGGTGGAGAAGGTCGAGAAGCTGTATTCGGCCGACATCGCCGATCGGCGCATCGTGTGGGTCGGCGAGAGCCCCGATGTGTACCAGGCCCAGCAGTCGATCCGCACCGTGTTCAACGCGACGACACCTACCCGGAACTATGTGAAGGTCGCCCTGTCGATCGTCAACATGGGCTTCACCCGCGGTATGTCCGCCGACTACATGCGCACCACCCCGTTGATCAACAACTGGGTGCGCGGCCTGGTGGCCGACGACCCGTACCTGTCGGCCATCGGATTCGAGATGATCTACGAGGTCGCGGCCGTCGGTTACCGCAGCCCGACGTTCACCCCGATCACCCAGCCGGGTTCGGAGTACCGCAAGATCCTCTCCGCCCTGTGGCGGCAGAGCCCCATCCCGCTCACCGGTGCGGGCGAACAACTCTCGACCATGGCGGCGCTCCTGCACCTCGATCACCACGGGGATCCGCTGGTCGGCGCGTTCATCGAGAGGTCCGGAATCCCCGCGGCCGAGTGGGTGCGGCGTTACCTACGCACCTACCTGCACCCGATCACGTACCTGCTCTACCGCTACGAGCTGAAGTTCTCCCCGCACGGTGAGAACCTGATCCTCGTCCTCGACAACGGGGTCCCGTTGCGGGCGATCCTCAAGGACATCGGCGAGGAGGTGTCGGTGTTCGGCGAGCCGGAAGGTCTACCGGAGAACTGCTCCCGCGTCCTCACCACCGAACCCGACGAGATCCGCAACCTCGGTGTGCTGTCGGATGTCTTCGACGACTTCCTGCGACCGCTCGCGGCGATCCTGCACACCCATCGAATCGTCTCCGACGATGAGTTCTGGGGCCTGGTCGCCGAGAGCCTGCGCGAGTTCGTCGCGGGCCATCCCGATCTCGACGAGCAGTTCGCGAAATG